One segment of Streptomyces sp. TG1A-8 DNA contains the following:
- a CDS encoding DUF5925 domain-containing protein, giving the protein MSANPHDALPIRLNVDDSDSPSDVVDALFLGRFATGEQPYSHAANIDRVRSGATLLPEGARVLRVARDDDRSATLAEGDGWTLLVSRWNRGADVTVTATSAELAQSVLDRATEGAADEPEPQPENVTMGFWYVSPRRGPHRTTRQISAGTWDEVRPNYTAPVADAMDRLMKTTPQDIAGRLLLLHGPPGTGKTSALRTLARSWRDWCQVDCVLDPERLFSDVGYLMDIAIGEEDGAGKGRWRLLLLEDCDELIRGEAKHTAGQALSRLLNLTDGLLGQGRNVLVGVTTNEDLERLHPAVVRPGRCLARIEVGPLTRREAVDWLGTEEGVGREGATLAELYALRRGSAPTSVPGAREGADAGLYL; this is encoded by the coding sequence ATGTCTGCGAACCCACACGACGCTCTGCCGATCCGGCTCAACGTCGACGACTCCGACTCGCCGTCCGATGTCGTCGACGCGCTGTTCCTCGGCCGCTTCGCGACGGGCGAGCAGCCGTACTCGCACGCGGCGAACATCGACCGCGTCCGCTCCGGCGCGACCCTGCTGCCGGAGGGCGCCCGGGTGCTGCGGGTGGCCCGCGACGACGATCGCAGCGCGACCCTCGCCGAGGGCGACGGCTGGACCCTGCTGGTGTCCCGCTGGAACCGCGGCGCGGACGTCACCGTCACCGCGACCAGCGCCGAACTGGCGCAGTCGGTCCTCGACCGGGCCACGGAGGGCGCGGCCGACGAGCCCGAACCGCAGCCGGAGAACGTCACCATGGGCTTCTGGTACGTCTCCCCCCGGCGCGGCCCGCACCGCACCACCCGGCAGATCTCCGCGGGCACCTGGGACGAGGTCCGGCCCAACTACACGGCGCCGGTGGCGGACGCGATGGACCGGCTGATGAAGACCACCCCGCAGGACATCGCCGGCCGGCTGCTGCTCCTGCACGGCCCGCCCGGCACCGGCAAGACCTCCGCGCTGCGCACGCTCGCCCGTTCCTGGCGCGACTGGTGCCAGGTGGACTGCGTCCTGGACCCGGAACGGCTGTTCTCCGACGTCGGCTACCTGATGGACATCGCGATCGGCGAGGAGGACGGCGCGGGCAAGGGCCGCTGGCGGCTGCTCCTGCTGGAGGACTGCGACGAACTGATCCGGGGCGAGGCCAAGCACACGGCGGGGCAGGCCCTGTCCCGGCTGCTCAACCTCACCGACGGCCTGCTCGGCCAGGGCCGCAACGTCCTGGTCGGCGTCACCACCAACGAGGACCTGGAGCGCCTGCACCCGGCCGTGGTCCGCCCCGGGCGCTGTCTGGCCCGCATCGAGGTGGGCCCGCTGACCCGCCGGGAGGCGGTGGACTGGCTCGGCACGGAGGAGGGCGTCGGCCGGGAGGGCGCGACGCTGGCCGAGCTGTACGCGCTGCGCCGGGGCTCGGCGCCGACGTCGGTGCCGGGCGCGCGGGAGGGGGCGGACGCGGGGCTGTACCTGTAA